The following is a genomic window from Elaeis guineensis isolate ETL-2024a chromosome 10, EG11, whole genome shotgun sequence.
agAGGTGTTTTGCCTTGCAAGTAAGCAGACTAAAGGCTACTCCAAAAATTTATTAGCAAAGTCAATTTTAAGTTTGTAAAATGCTTCATAATAAATAAAAAGTTTCCTCTGCAAACTGTTCATTAAAATCATTCATATCCTGAAAGTATACCTCTGGTTGCAtgaattggtttaatttgattcctGATATCTTAATAATACTACCTGCCTAGGTTCCAATAATATCATGCTTTTTTTATTTTCCTGCTACTGTCTACTTAAAGCAGTGTCTTGTCTATTTAAAACTCATGTATAGGTGGTTCACTAAGGGCACGGGGATGGAAGTATGGATCCGGTTTTGTTGATGGAGTCTTCCCTGTTCTAAGTCCCATGGCTCAGCAAATTCTAAAATTTGTGGAAATGGAGGTGGATGCTGCTAAAATCTGGGTTTCCCTTGATGCTCTTCCTCCTACTCACGGTGTGTGGGATGACCTAATCAATGTGGTTGTTCAACTTCGTCTCAACAAAAATTGGGATCCAATTATATCAGTAAGAACTGTCTTAAGCCTTCATTTTGTTAATTATCATTCATCTTTTTATATTGTTctcaatgataaaaatttatcgaTTGTGAGTAATTAGGTATAGGACTTTCTTCTTTTGGTAAATGCCTTTGAATTATTATTCAAGATTTGTCGATCGGTCAATACCATGCCATACCGAGCATACCATATTGTACCAATTGTGAACCAGTATGTTGTCTCATACTGTATTGACCATCGGTATGCTGTCTCAAACTATACTAAACCTCATATTGCCACTATCATAGGATGGAACCAATCTGGGGTCCGGTACTGAGATGGCAAACCTTGTTATCATCCTTATATCATATCTTTTTTGGAATGGATTCTTGGTTGCTGTTCAAATAGGAATGGTGAGTCACATATGATTTGCTCTACATATGACTCAAATCTGGATCCAAAAAGCTGAATCCAATTCATATTGCAAGATTCAAATCACAATTCATGTCCAATCAAAAGCGTATGTGGACTGGATCTGAATACTCATCCAAATTATAGGTCATACTCTTTAAGCATGTTAAAACCATATCCTGTATTATTAATTGTCTTAATTATAATGGAGCCTAACATTATATGAATCTGTATATAATGGACTTTTAGCTCAAAACTAAACCTATGATGTTTTGAGATCCTTTTTTGAACTAGAATTCGAAATTTTTTATCAACTGTGCATTAGGTTATCTAGAGGTTGCAAAGCTTGTACTTTCTTATGACGTAATTCCTCATTGACCAAATTTTGCGGATTTTATGGCTTGGAagttgcattcaatcattttacagACTGCTTTAAATAAGTGACGTGGGCCGGTTGGTTTCTAAGAAATGGTCGGATTTATGACCTTGTCATCTATAACAAGTTGACATTGTAGAGAAGTAAAGATTTTGCAACACAGGCAAATTTACTTCTGAAATGGTGTAACAAGTCATCAAGATTGAGCACATGACCACTGAATCTaggaaaaaatatgatatttaagaaacaaaggaataTAAAAGGGCTTTGAGACGGTATGGCATTTGTATACACTAATGACACAAAAGGACACATTGATATGCTACAAGCTACATCTTCTAAAAGGCAAGAAAGTTCAGGCCTAGTTGTTCTTGAATCTTTTAGCCTCAAACTTGCAGAATGCTTCAACAAAGGCCTGAGATACCACATACAAAAATGGTAATGTTTGTGGGCTTCAAATAtgcctttcatattttttttccattCTTGGAAATATAACCAGCTATATTGATATGATTTTTCAAAGTGGTAGGTTGTTTGATAGACCTCCAAAAATAGTGAGATGGTGTCCTTATACATGCAGATGTGCATATGCACATATGTGCATATTGGGTTGGGGGGGGGGTGGGTGCACGCTAGGTGAGAGATGTTCCAGACTCTTGTAAGAATGAAACACATATGTTTTTAacgtgtgtgtatgtgtatgcgGGCATTCAAGTTTGAGGATAAGAAAATGCTTGTAAGGAAAACTTCGCTTTTTAAAAGATTGTGCTTCTATTTTATTATAGAGCATTTTGCATGGATGGTTTGACAAATTATGGTTTCCTGCCTTGTCGTTATTAAGGGTCTGCAGTAtgcatcaaaaatcaatctaccaTCATGCCATGCAACATTAGTTTGATTGTGTTTGTAGTCCAAAGATTAAAGGATTGGTGATGCTTTCTTTCTAATACAGGAGAACTGATGATAACATTAGGGAAAGGATAAAGTTGCATGTATGAAACACGTGTGAAACTGCATATGACCAAAATGCCTGATTCAAAATACAATTTCCCTTCAACACATTTCTCAATagaaaaaagaaacatatcaaaaggggaattttaaaaaaataatcctaAACATAcactttaaaatatttgaataataataaatatttcgaTTATTATTACTGATATTAGTATTAGAAAATGATTTTCTTATGGTCAAAATAAAGTTCATTGTATTTTGATCTATTTCATCAATTCCTTCTCAGTTTGTTTCATCATTGTAAATTGGTTTTGTGATAACTTTTTTTATTGATTCAAGGAAAAGTTGTGCATTGATCCTTAAAATAGTAATCATATGTAGAGAGATATCTATGCATATTTTGCCAGTGaatgatttcataaaaaaaattaatttacatataaattggatcttttttcttttaaatatctgCAAATATGTTTCTATAATTCTGATTTTTATCATGGAATTGTCAATTCATTCCTGACTTATTAGATGaaacaagaattgattttgatcaaatcaaaccacaTAGTTTAGAGTTTGTTTGTTGTGGGGCATGTCTTGTTTAAACATTCGTTTAATGGAATTCCACTTACATTTTTTTATTTCGATTCTGTTTCGATATTGTGTAGACATAGGGTTCTCTTACACAAACTGAATCATTTCCTTCTATCTGAGAAGAACTTCTAGATAATAGGAAGATCTGAATGAATCAGAATTTCTATTGCATGTTCGACTAGTATAAATATCAACAACTTCGAATTGGACCAATTTCTCCTCAACAAATAAGGGCTTGGGCCAACAAAATGCTACCTAATGGAGAGAGTTGGAGAGGTGATAAAACCCtatacttttcatcataaaacctATAAACTGGAAAAAGATGGATTGTTATGTGAAAGCATCTTTGGACCCATACAAAGTAGAATTGGCGCTTGTGGAAATTAACAAGTGATTAGAGTTGAAAAGGAAGACCCAAAATTTTGTGAACAATGCAGGGTGGAATTTGTTGATTCTAGGATATGAAGATAGCAAATGAGGACACTCCATTTTTGCTCCAAGGATCGAAGAAGGGGTTATATGAAAGACTATCAAGACTTCCTAATTTTCTTGCACTACCTATACTAAATACTAAAAGTGTCCATTGACTCTGTCTGGAACTAGATTGAATAGAATAGGCTGATGGGAAATGAATTTAGAAATTGTGGAAAGCACTGAAGATACTTTGTATCCAGACTCACTAGAGGCTTTGAATATTCAAACATTCAATCAACATGGGTGGGCGGCTCTTATTTATAGAGTAAAAAGAAaagttgaaaaaaatttctttgcCCATGTAggggattacaaaaaaaaaagaagaagaatgtaTGTAATAATGGTGGTAACAAGACAATATCtgtagtattttttaaaattttctttttgacttGTCTATGAATCCACTACCATTGCATGATACTTTTGCTTCATGTAATGGATTAATtggactttttattttttatgtgaatcatgaaataGGGGCTTTTGCTCCTATTTCGATTGGATGCCTTCGGCTTTAGTAGCCTCGGTGGGCCTCGATCAGTCTCCAAaggctctctctcttcctctaccctcccccctctctttttttttctctctttcctactCCCTCCTCCTCGTTGGCCCTCTGGTGGCCTAGCATGCCTCTGATAGTCTCTAGAGGCTCTCTTTTCCTttacctctctttctctcctttcctccccccttttttctctttttctttcattcCTTCTCCCTTTGCCCTGTTGTGTCAGTTTGAGCTCGATATGGAACGGCACAGGGGCATACTGAATCGTATTACTAGCTGATCGGTTCAGACTTTGATACTAGCATAGTGAACCTTGTAACTAATCTAGAAGGATCACTGGATCTCTTGTGGACCAATTTGACCATTTTCGATAGGTTTTGCTAGGATTTGGGAGCAAGATCTGTCATGTCCAGGACTTGATTATGAATTATAACTTTCGGAGGCCATAACTTTGTTATACGATGTTTGTTTTTAGTGTGCTACGTTCCAAAATGAAGTTCTTGATGAGTGCTGTAAGGATATGACAAATCTAAGGTGTTTCTATACCTTGCTAATGAGGGCTTGATGATGGTTGGGGCTCAAAACATTCTAGTTAAATTGAAACTTTTATTTTTGGGTAAGACTTTGATTGGTCATATTTTCCAATAAGGGAGGAATTAGGCAAGGTGGTAGGATATAAAGTTGACATAGGAATTAGCCccacaatattttttttcttaatatatttttttattatttcaagaAAAATTTAACCTCTCTTAGCTAGAAGAGGAATCTGATCCAAATTAAAGGACTTGGAGCTCATTATTAAAAATTGAAGTTTTATGTCTTAGTTTAtaatcaattaattaaagaaaaagGGTCTAGAACGCTAGTTTcaaaatctataattttattattagatcCTATGAGAGGTCCAAGTTAAGCAGATAGAAGGAAttgtttccttctctctctcataGTATCACTGACTTTGACATCAAAATCAATATccttaattgattcattaaaattTAGGGATCTTGAGTGAGAATCCTCTTTAATTGCTAAGAATTTGAGTTTTTAGTTTAACTTGAGCTCTTTTTCAATCTGTAAATAACAAAACCAAGAGGAGGGGTTTGAAAACTTTTAAGTTCATTGCCCTTTGGTACTGAGTTGTGACCATATAAGGTAGGAACTAAAAGCCCTTCCTACGGCCAGCATCACTATCATGTAACACCATAGGACTTGGTCATTTATTTACATGATTGGCTAACCACAAGCCATTTTTGTCATGTCTTTAAGAGATCTTGTATAATAATAGGGCTCCAATATTTCCCGAATTTAAAAACCAAAGCTTTCATAAGCTTTgcctataaaattataaaaacacACAGTCATTATGGGGAGATTTTGCTAGAATTTCTAATTAAACTTGATAAGCAAAGAATTTAAACAAAGTTTTAAAGATCAAACTTGGAAACTGATCTATGACTTTTCTAGCGAAAAATGCCAACTACCATATTAGGATTCTTGTGATTTTTGAAAACCTTGGTTATTGTTTGGAGGTTGAAGATGATTGAAAAATTGTGATTACAGCTTTATTAGGAGTTGGTCTGGCTAGACTAACGTAAAAAATGTTTGGGCCCCTAATGAGATGCATTCAAATTAACTAATGTCTATcaaatatcatattcaaaaaacaCGATCTGGCTAACTAGATCAGATTAGTAGTGCTTGGGCTTGTGTTTGGGTTTTGGATGCTTTGGCAAAATTGTCTTAGTATTAAGGTCTTTCTACTGAGGGCAGAGCCATGATTAATATTATGAACTTCTGTAACATTATGAGGTCTAAGTGCTAAAAATGGATTAGATATTGGTGTATCCATATTTGTTCTAAAACAATTTGCATGCAAGTCAGATATTGGTTGTACCCATATTTTTTCTGTTCCAATGGACATAAATTGAATATTATTCGAACTTAAATTAGGTTTTGAATAGTTATTAAACAGATTCCAAAATCAATATCCATATTTGTTCTAAATGGATAAGTCAGATATTTGTTATCTCCATATTTTTCTACTCAGATATAGATACAAATCGAATATCttttggatgtaaattagattttgAGATAATCCAATAATAAAAACTAACATAAATGATATAGTTATAAAGGATTGGAATGGGATCCACTATCAAGATTGTAGTGATGCATTGATAACTAGGTAAGGACCTAAGGTATAGTTATTAAACCCACATGAAGATTGACCTTGCCAATGGCCTGAATCATTGGTAGATTgaatttctattaaatattaaatataaaatttacttaaaataaaATATACGATGTAAGAATATTAACAAATTTCTAGATTAAGGACCACTGTTAATCTTTAATTGGATCcaataaaagaataattaattatctACTTTAAGAgtgtttttaagaaaatttatgtataaatataggAATATGTATGTTAttgatttttagatatttttattaacaaagttgtgaaaatatcttaaagaagaaaatgaagtatatctatttttcatttttGATCAAAGGACAAGGATCaattcttataaaaaaaattaattattagaatatgaaatatcttCATCCATGGCATGCCCCTATGTGATTCTTCCTAGATTTCCTAGCTATTAGGGTGACTACAGACTGGAGTTTTCCATGCATGTTTGTTTTTCAATGTTCTCATTATTAGTCAACTTTTCTTCCCACTCAATGTTATGCCACAAGGATTTTTACATGTACCTTTCTGATGGATGAGCTATATTTTTGTAAGAGATAGGACCATTATTTGTCCTGAAAACTTTTTCTCGAATATAATACTATTATTAGCTTCCCTAAATAAGATAAGATTCATTTGCAGATTGTCAAAAAGTTATTATACTACCTTCGGTAACaacaattcaaatatttattatttctaCTACTAGGATTTCTATTGATTTCTCTGGGAATTAATTACCTACTTTGTTAGAGCAATGGTAATAGAAGTGTGTACATGAAGTGATTTGCTCTACATGCTAAGCAATCTCTATTACATCAAAGTAGTATTCTGCTAATGAATTGATCAGCATAGATGGAAACTGTCCATGAAAATTAAAAGGagggtcaaaattttgatcaCCCTTCTGCATCAATGATCTATCTGCGAGTTTCCTGTCGTAGATCCTTGTAAATTTGATTATTAACCTAATAAAAGTATTCCATTAGGTATGTGGGTGGATACTGTGCAAGAGTTCCTTTCGTCCAGATGTAATCTGCTATAACTTGCTCATCGATGCATATGGCCAAAAGTTCCAGTACAATAAGGCAGAGCTGGTCTACTTACAACTTTTGGAAGCCCAATGCATCCCAACTGAAGATACTTTTGCTCTTCTTATGCGGGTTTACTGTGCATCTGGATTGCTAGAGAAGGCTGAGGCTGTCTTCACTGAGATGAGAAAAAAGGGCATCTCTTCAAGTACATATCTACTTTAGTAATATTTTTCTTGGACTGATTGTGATGCCTTTAGTACTCAAGAGAGTTGTTAGAGAAGAAATCCTGTACtcatatttatactcatatttatTCTTCACACTAGAATTTCTATAAGCTATTCATATAGCCATAATATAAGAGGGCAGGCCATGGTGCAATGGTAAGGTTGCTCTAATGTGACCTAGGCGTCATGGTCCAAAACATGGAAAGAGTttgtctgattttttttctttttttttttttgtatgtgtgtgtgcgtgcgtgcgtgtgtttTGGTTGTTGGGGGGGGTGGGGGGCATGTGCTGCATGCACATGACCCTCCCTAGACCCTGCAGTGGTAGGACATGCCTTTTTTTATTCATGTCACCATAAAATAATGAATTCATTCAGCCTATTTTGCTCAGGTGTTGTTGTATATAATGCATATATTGATGGGTTATTGAAAGGAAGGAACACTCAGAAGGCGGTGGAAATATTTCAGAGAATGAAGAAAGATCGGTGCCAGCCATCTAATGAAACATATACAATGATGATAAATTTATATGGGAAGGTGAACCACTTTCTTTCCTTTGTCATATACTCTTATCCTTCAGTGTAATTTTGTTCTTACTCTCTGCGACAGGCAAATCGATCATCTATGGCCCTGAAAGTTTTTAATGAAATGAAAACAGAAAAGTGCAAACCAAATATCTGCACTTACACTGCTTTAATAAATGCCTTTGCGAGGGAGGGGCTTTGCGAGAAGGCTGAAAAAGTATTTGAAGAGATGCAGGAAGCTGGGCATGAACCTGATGTGTATGCATACAATGCCCTCATGGAAGCTTACAGGTAAGTATTGACCTTCAGAtgccccttcaaataatttattGTTGGATTTCTATGAGGTGATTTGTGCCACCAATTTTTCAATGCAACAGCCGTGCTGGTTTTCCATTTGGATCTGCAGAGATCTTCTCTCTGATGCAGTACATGGGATGTGAGCCAGATAGAGCATCATACAACATTATGGTAGATGCATTTGGAAGAGCTGGTCTTCATGAAGGTAAAAGTATTTTAGAACATTCTTTCATGCTAGTCTCTTTTCACTAAATATATAGGTAGGAATTGGATTGGAGTGCTTGTGCAAGGATTTTCCCTTGGCTATACTGGATATCATTATACTTGGTGGAAAACAAAAGCAAATGCCTGATTGTTATAAGAATTTGGAAGGAAATACAAAATTGATATCATGCAATTTCcataatttaaatatttctaaGGATTCAATGATAGTATGTCGCATGCATTGAGAAAAATGATGGAGATACAGCTTCTCATTCATATGAATTTGACCTGGGGTTACACGTAATGCATGTGATAGGAAATCCATTTGTAAAATGAGAAGGCAATGGGATTGATAGATGCATTCAATTTCGATCATCGAATTCTGGTGTTATAtctctataaggcaaggctagagAGTTATGATGATTGCAAATGTCAGGAAAGGGAAGTGTatacatcttttcttcttctttttctttccttctttctctgtTTCTTTTTCCCCTCACTTTTGTGAACTAGGACAAGAAAAGGGGAAGTGTATACATCATTCTCGAACATATGAAAGTTATGGTATTGCCCTTTGGTGGCATGATGACAGTCAGCTTTCATGAGATGGGGTTCTGCTGGTGCATTTGCATTTGATATAGACAGCAGATAGAAgatttcaagaagaatcggatgGTAGTGTGTATTAGCCCTATCATTTTATGTCACTCAAACATCTTGACATCTTTGGTACCTCTTCTAAGGAATCGATACTAGTACGAATTAAGCAATATCAATTTGCCATACACCCTTAATCATTTTTTCCCTTGGTGCAAAACTGTTTTATGTAATTTTCTGGAAAGATGCCAGTTTATCTGAATGTTCCATGTGACAATTTTAAAACCTGTGTGCAAGTATGCTTTTTCTTAAGCAGTCCAAATTTTTGTCACTTATAGGTGATTGGTAGAAGAAACGGTATCCAATTATTGATGCATAATATTAAAAGAGACATATTTTGAGCTCCAACAGACTACTAATAACGATGATCAAGATAATGAAATTGATCTTGATATGCTCTTACTGAAGGATACTTAGAAATTATTAGTAGTTTAGAAATTGATAATGTGGTTGTAGTTCAGTAAACACCGATCAGTCATAAATCTTGAAAAGAAATTATAAGTTCCAGCTTTTCTACTTCCAActcattttttaattatttttctaactttCAGGAACACCAAATTCCATTCGCAATACACTGCAGCTGTATCACCTTGTTCTGCCACAATTACAGTCATTGATTGCGGCTAGTATTTGACCTTGTAATGATTAAGTATTTAAAAGGAAATTAAACTTATTAGCAAATAATTTCGGCTAGAACTACCCAAAAACATATTTTAGTACAGGAAAATTCACAGCACACAAAATGTGTATAGAAATATAAACTCTTCCACTATCTCATTTTGATTTGGGAATTTTTGCCTATTTCAACACCCTTATCGTATATTCAGTTGACACCCAGTGCCACATCGATCATATTCTATCTAATAAAGCTTGATGAAAAACAAATTGACAGACCGCTCAAActatattttctctttcttttcttttcttttttttaatgtatACACTGAAGCTATTCTATCAGATAAGGGTAAAGGTTctgttcttctttttcctttaaaTTTCTCCATGGCTGTTCCAGATTCATGGGAACATGTCTGCTGTCTCCTCTTCATGCATGGCTGCTTAATGTGTTCGAAGGTTTGGTTTTTAGTTTTTGTTAGAGTGAGTACTTTCTTGAAATAAAATTTACAGAATGTTTCAATTC
Proteins encoded in this region:
- the LOC105059866 gene encoding uncharacterized protein, producing the protein MRSASASALQSTSPPFSSTSPSRMMIKAALCHSIVKLRCKFIGRENILRGRGKNSNGTIDKERHESVFLDKRGRWRTFDHKKLSRKKGGSLRARGWKYGSGFVDGVFPVLSPMAQQILKFVEMEVDAAKIWVSLDALPPTHGVWDDLINVVVQLRLNKNWDPIISVCGWILCKSSFRPDVICYNLLIDAYGQKFQYNKAELVYLQLLEAQCIPTEDTFALLMRVYCASGLLEKAEAVFTEMRKKGISSSVVVYNAYIDGLLKGRNTQKAVEIFQRMKKDRCQPSNETYTMMINLYGKANRSSMALKVFNEMKTEKCKPNICTYTALINAFAREGLCEKAEKVFEEMQEAGHEPDVYAYNALMEAYSRAGFPFGSAEIFSLMQYMGCEPDRASYNIMVDAFGRAGLHEDAQAMFEELKQQGETPTMKSYMLLLSAYSKAGNIPKCEEIMNQMHKFGLKPDTFVLNSMLNAYGKVGRFEKMEEVLTAMENGPYAVDISTYNILINIYGRAGFFSRMEELFQSLVSRGLKADVVTWTSRLGAYSRRKQYKKCLEIFEEMVDAGCYPDGGTAKVLLSSCSSEEQMEQVTTIVRSMHKEARTMLNI